A genomic region of Papaver somniferum cultivar HN1 chromosome 7, ASM357369v1, whole genome shotgun sequence contains the following coding sequences:
- the LOC113300124 gene encoding protein MICRORCHIDIA 6-like, translating into MSYTDVVELSSDDETEDPKVKYVKQEKNLPGDVLLKKQIKSEKFPLQNGHVNSVNETQSSSSALNQGNHMAIGGPTYASSLPPAPLTRQFWKAGTYTDERPSESATQNGQNHLRVHPKFLHSNATSHNWAFGAVAELLDNAVDEIQNGATFVMVDKIQTPHDGSPALLIQDDGGGMDPEAMRRCMSFGFSDKKSNLAIGQYGNGFKTSTMRLGADVIVFSRRQEQRSFTQSVGLLSYTFLRQTGHDRIVVPMVDFEYTTSIRKFKNLLRSTEEHFSLNLSMLLQWSPYKTKTELMKQFDDIGQHGTKVIIYNLWFTDDGEMELDFEADVEDIRLPGAPKVAKQGSLQAIGQQHIANQLHYSLREYLSILYLRVPEHFRIILRGQVVKHHNIADDLKHPEFILYKPQIGPNSEGVVVTTIGFLKEAPHVNIHGFSVYHKNRLIMPFWRVLSQNNSRGRGVVGVLEANFIEPTHNKQDFEKTTVFQKLEIRLKEMTLEYWDFHCGLIGYQQLRKKPQTPKLPKASNEKISNKMSRFPTYDSSRVGSEGGLFQDHAISPSAFSGGRQTNSIANDQLGTEPELSTKRKEHDHVIEPETRKRQASSAENATDSPLHSDKQLANNTQNGLQSEEARILIKENKRLREQCLEFEKSEEELNFKVEGLKNELDKVELEYEQLLAESKLMDMLKEEKV; encoded by the exons ATGAGCTACACGGATGTTGTGGAATTGTCAAGTGATGATGAGACGGAAGACCCAAAAGTGAAGTATGTTAAACAGGAGAAAAATCTACCAGGTGATGTGCTGTTGAAGAAGCAGATTAAATCTGAAAAGTTTCCTCTGCAGAATGGACATGTGAATTCTGTGAACGAGACTCAAAGTAGCTCTAGTGCCTTGAATCAAGGGAATCACATGGCTATTGGTGGCCCAACATATGCGTCTTCTTTGCCTCCTGCTCCACTTACTCGTCAATTCTGGAAAGCTGGGACCTATACGGACGAACGACCTTCTGAATCTGCCACCCAAA ATGGGCAAAATCATTTGCGAGTTCATCCCAAGTTTCTTCACTCAAATGCTACTTCACACAACTGGGCTTTTGGTG CCGTTGCCGAGCTGCTTGACAATGCTGTCGATGAG ATTCAAAATGGAGCTACCTTTGTCATGGTAGATAAAATTCAAACGCCTCATGATGGAAGTCCAGCTTTGCTAATCCAAG ATGATGGAGGTGGTATGGACCCTGAAGCAATGCGACGCTGTATGAGCTTTGGATTCTCGGATAAGAAATCAAATCTTGCCATTGgacaat ATGGAAATGGGTTCAAGACAAGCACGATGAGGCTTGGGGCAGATGTGATAGTATTTAGCCGCCGCCAAGAGCAGAG GTCATTTACTCAAAGTGTTGGTCTCCTTTCTTACACCTTTTTGAGACAAACAGGTCACGACAGAATAGTTGTTCCTATG GTGGATTTTGAGTATACCACATCAATTCGCAAATTTAAAAACCTATTACGTTCTACGGAGGAGCACTTTTCGCTCAATCTTTCAATGCTCCTGCAGTGGTCTCCTTATAAAACAAAAACCGAGTTGATGAAACAA TTCGATGACATAGGACAACATGGCACAAAAGTTATTATCTACAATCTCTGGTTCACCGATGATGGGGAAATGGAACTTGATTTTGAGGCGGATGTGGAG GATATCCGATTACCTGGAGCCCCAAAAGTGGCTAAACAAGGCAGTTTACAAGCTATAGGCCAACAACATATCGCCAACCAGCTCCACTATTCTCTTCGT GAGTACTTATCTATCCTATATCTGAGAGTACCTGAGCATTTCAGAATAATTCTGCGTGGACAAGTTGTTAAACATCACAATATTGCCGATGATCTTAAGCATCCTGAGTTCATCTTGTACAAACCTCAAATAGGTCCAAATTCGGAG GGTGTAGTAGTTACCACAATAGGGTTCCTGAAGGAAGCTCCACATGTGAACATCCATGGATTCAGTGTTTACCATAAAAACAGGCTTATAATG CCGTTTTGGCGTGTTCTCAGTCAGAACAACAGTAGGGGCAGGGGTGTAGTAG GTGTTCTGGAGGCAAATTTTATTGAACCTACTCACAACAAGCAAGATTTTGAGAAGACTACAGTTTTTCAAAAGCTTGAAATCCGTTTGAAAGAAATGACCTTGGAGTATTG GGATTTCCATTGTGGATTAATTGGGTATCAACAACTCAGGAAGAAGCCTCAGACACCAAAGCTTCCGAAAGCATCTAATGAAAAAATATCTAACAAAATGAGTCGATTTCCTACATATGATAGTTCAAGAGTAGGTTCTGAAGGTGGGCTCTTTCAAGATCATGCGATATCCCCATCTGCATTTTCAGGAGGAAGACAAACAAATAGTATTGCCAACGATCAACTTGGCACAGAACCAG AACTATCGACGAAGAGGAAGGAACATGATCACGTCATAGAACCAGAAACCAGGAAAAGGCAGGCAAGCTCAGCAGAAAATGCAACTGATAGCCCACTCCATTCAGATAAACAG CTTGCTAATAACACTCAAAATGGGTTGCAAAGTGAAGAGGCCAGAATCCTAATTAAAGAAAACAAGAGGCTCCGTGAACA GTGCTTGGAGTTTGAGAAGAGCGAGGAAGAGCTTAATTTCAAG GTAGAAGGTCTCAAAAATGAACTAGATAAAGTTGAGCTCGAGTACGAACAACTGTTGGCCGAATCTAAACTGATGGATATGTTAAAGGAGGAGAAAGTGTAA
- the LOC113296325 gene encoding uncharacterized protein LOC113296325, with amino-acid sequence MKTLDELETSIVRIESCLNVREKGTLPYQTQPNPKDQFEVKIFNLEQANVVTTLRSGKVIETPMKVKINIPLLSVIKQVPAYAKFLKDLCTVKRKQNVQKKAFLTEQVSSILQHNTPPKYKYPGCPTTSCIIGDFMIKQALLDLGASVNLLPFSVYEQLGLGELKPTSITLKLADRSVKVPKGVVENLLTQTGKFYYPVDFIVLDTQPVANASKEIPVILGRPFLATANALINCRTGIMNLSFGNMTVELNIFDACKDPGGRDDIHEVNMIETCVQEKASHIEAKVPLEACLPNLLDFDEDGYIEEVNSSLNSSLLLDMDKWQSRFESFQISETEPLSPSVEFPKPDLNPFTSELNFDVLCQNGCSSFHTI; translated from the exons ATGAAGACTTTAGATGAGCTGGAAACTAGCATAGTTAGAATTGAATCATGTCTCAATGTTAGGGAGAAAGGTACATTGCCTTACCAAACTCAACCTAACCCAAAAGACCAATTTGAGGTTAAAATTTTTAACTTGGAGCAAGCTAATGTTGTCACCACTCTTAGAAGTGGTAAGGTGATTGAGACTCCGATGAAG GTGAAGATTAACATACCTCTCTTGAGTGTGATTAAGCAAGTTCCAGCTTACGCCAAGTTCTTGAAGGATCTCTGCACGGTCAAGAGGAAGCAAAATGTGCAGAAAAAGGCATTTCTCACAgaacaggtaagttccattcttcagCACAACACTCCTCCCAAATATAAATATCCGGGATGCCCTACTACTTCTTGTATAATAGGGGATTTCATGATCAAACAAGCACTTCTGGATTTGGGAGCTAGTGTAAACCTCCTACCTTTCTCGGTTTATGAGCAGTTGGGTTTAGGTGAATTAAAACCCACCTCAATCACTCTAAAACTTGCGGACAGATCCGTTAAAGTACCGAAAGGGGTAGTTGAGAATTTGTTAACTCAAACCGGTAAATTTTACTATCCGGTGGATTTTATCGTTTTGGATACTCAACCTGTAGCTAATGCTAGTAAAGAAATACCTGTCATCTTAGGTCGTCCTTTTCTTGCAACTGCAAATGCCttgattaattgtcgaactggaatAATGAACCTTTCATTTGGAAATATGACTGTTGAGTTGAACATATTTGATGCATGTAAAGATCCAGGTGGTAGAGATGATattcatgaagttaatatgattgaaacaTGTGTGCAGGAAAAAGCATCTCATATAGAAGCAAAAGTTCCTTTAGAAGCTTGTCTTCCTAATCTGTTGGATTTCGATGAGGATGGATACATTGAAGAAGTTAATTCTTCACTGAATTCATCCTTGTTGTTGGATATGGATAAGTGGCAGTCTAGATTTGAGTCGTTCCAAATCAGTGAGACCGAGCCGTTGTCTCCATCCGTGGAATTCCCAAAGCCCGACCTTAATCCTTTTActagtgaactgaattttgatgttttatgccAAAATGGATGTTCAAGTTTTCATACCATCTGA